Proteins encoded by one window of Geobacter sp. DSM 9736:
- a CDS encoding PilZ-like domain-containing protein produces the protein MSSYIPQYQKYFSVNQRVIVRIPLEEGGTFKEWAEVKTLREDLVDVQLSRDILPSGAELSSGTTLELRMGTRGNGYRCRAMVVATGNQKRLRLRLLGDVLLDELREYFRIDVYLPLQLTVPVRQDAERVLEEWQMRRTVRLRKKQKESQAYNGWIPDTKEEVPARAANISGGGLRVTIPEKLHDGDLVLFELTLPLHPRIVIDVVGQVITSQEIYAGTTSLHSTAFRFFHIDERDRDQIVKYITAEQLALLRHYRKGLEISPDDPAMLRFARKQVIALAVASGVCLFLIWFLSWASAYRATHPRSELERIFHKGLMEYIEKIR, from the coding sequence TTGAGCAGCTATATCCCTCAGTACCAGAAATATTTCTCTGTAAACCAGCGGGTAATCGTACGGATACCGTTGGAAGAAGGCGGCACCTTCAAGGAATGGGCCGAAGTGAAAACTCTTCGGGAAGACCTCGTCGATGTACAGCTATCTCGAGACATCTTGCCCTCAGGTGCAGAACTCTCTTCAGGAACTACCCTGGAACTTCGAATGGGCACCAGAGGGAACGGTTACCGCTGCCGTGCGATGGTAGTGGCGACCGGAAACCAGAAGCGGCTTCGCCTGCGTCTCCTGGGGGACGTCCTTCTTGATGAACTGAGAGAGTACTTCCGCATAGATGTTTACCTCCCGCTGCAGTTGACGGTCCCAGTCAGGCAGGACGCGGAAAGAGTACTCGAAGAATGGCAGATGAGAAGAACCGTACGTCTTCGAAAAAAGCAGAAGGAGTCGCAGGCATATAATGGCTGGATTCCTGACACTAAGGAGGAAGTCCCAGCCAGAGCTGCAAACATAAGCGGTGGAGGGCTTAGAGTAACTATTCCGGAGAAACTGCATGATGGAGACCTGGTGCTTTTCGAGCTCACCCTCCCCCTTCATCCACGCATCGTGATCGATGTGGTCGGCCAAGTCATCACAAGCCAGGAGATCTACGCCGGCACCACTTCTCTTCACTCCACAGCATTCCGCTTTTTCCACATCGATGAGCGGGATAGGGACCAGATAGTAAAGTACATAACAGCAGAACAACTCGCCCTCTTACGGCATTACCGCAAAGGGCTCGAAATCTCCCCTGATGACCCGGCAATGCTGCGATTTGCACGGAAACAGGTTATTGCTCTAGCGGTGGCGTCTGGTGTGTGTCTTTTTCTTATATGGTTTCTTTCGTGGGCCTCAGCGTACCGCGCCACACATCCGAGAAGCGAACTTGAGCGTATTTTTCATAAGGGGCTCATGGAATATATCGAAAAGATCCGCTGA
- the sppA gene encoding signal peptide peptidase SppA, protein MKKTPVWVWVVAGGFLACALTAVLSVILLFSRAGTLRGDGVGLVEVKGMILDSQEVVKQLRDLGKDGRVKAVVLRVDSPGGIVAPSQEIHDEVKKLAGRKKVVVSMGSLAASGGYYISAPASLIFANPGTITGSIGVLMKLTNVQGLMDKIGLKAFTLKTGEFKDSGSPLRPLTEAEKGVLQSVIDSAHSQFVRAVADGRKIPVDEVRKIADGRVLSGEQAKDLKLVDRLGTLQDAIEEAGRLGGIQGEPQVICPPKKKKLLLDLLVEEAAVRVTQTLRQETGLSAIYEPAAGVW, encoded by the coding sequence GTGAAAAAAACGCCGGTATGGGTTTGGGTCGTTGCGGGCGGTTTTTTGGCCTGCGCTTTAACCGCCGTATTATCAGTAATTCTTCTTTTTAGTAGAGCTGGAACCCTCAGGGGGGATGGGGTAGGTCTCGTTGAGGTGAAGGGGATGATCCTGGACTCTCAGGAAGTTGTGAAGCAATTGCGCGATCTTGGAAAGGATGGTCGTGTGAAGGCTGTAGTTTTACGTGTCGATTCACCTGGTGGAATAGTGGCACCATCACAGGAGATTCACGACGAGGTGAAGAAGCTGGCGGGCCGTAAGAAGGTGGTGGTCTCGATGGGTAGTCTCGCCGCCTCCGGTGGATACTACATCTCCGCCCCCGCCAGTCTCATATTTGCCAATCCAGGCACCATCACCGGCAGTATAGGCGTTCTGATGAAGCTTACGAATGTGCAAGGGCTGATGGATAAGATAGGGCTGAAAGCTTTTACTTTGAAAACAGGAGAGTTCAAGGACTCCGGTTCTCCTCTCCGTCCTTTGACTGAAGCGGAGAAGGGGGTATTGCAGAGCGTAATCGACAGTGCCCACAGCCAATTCGTCCGGGCTGTCGCTGATGGACGAAAAATACCGGTAGATGAGGTAAGAAAAATAGCCGATGGCCGTGTGCTGTCAGGGGAGCAGGCAAAGGATCTGAAGCTCGTTGACCGACTGGGAACTCTTCAGGATGCCATCGAGGAGGCCGGCAGACTCGGAGGAATCCAGGGAGAACCGCAGGTGATCTGCCCGCCGAAAAAGAAGAAACTCCTTCTCGATCTGCTAGTTGAGGAGGCTGCCGTCAGAGTTACTCAGACGCTCCGGCAGGAGACGGGACTCAGCGCCATATATGAACCTGCTGCAGGAGTATGGTGA
- a CDS encoding DmsE family decaheme c-type cytochrome yields MRRIFGWVFLLSSVSFFLAACANLKESKPLFPVREYERMIVGRLDAEYVGTDNCVAKCHKHDGITDDFRRSVHGEQIKPETRLPLVNCESCHGPGSLAIENLPDNPEENDRLNKKCDTTTFLDIMNLPPQAQSLICLKCHSAASIPALAHWNASAHALNDVSCFDCHKLHQGPQQKVSHREMAEMCYGCHPEVKAENQLFSHHALLEKKIACVDCHEVHGSTQEHLLRGITPKDTCTRCHMEKQGPFVFEHGDVTENCANCHTPHGSVNNNLLSASMPFLCLQCHAGHMINYPQNSIGEYRTGATELKKLFTNRCTDCHSQVHGTDIPAPALTGPGTLRQ; encoded by the coding sequence TTGCGACGTATCTTCGGGTGGGTCTTCCTGCTGTCCTCGGTTTCCTTTTTTCTCGCCGCCTGTGCCAACCTCAAGGAAAGTAAACCGCTCTTTCCGGTACGTGAATACGAGAGGATGATCGTTGGTCGCCTAGATGCCGAATATGTCGGAACCGACAACTGTGTGGCCAAATGCCACAAGCATGACGGAATCACCGACGATTTCAGGCGTAGCGTACATGGGGAGCAGATAAAACCGGAAACACGACTTCCCCTGGTGAATTGCGAGTCGTGTCACGGTCCGGGAAGCCTGGCAATAGAGAATCTGCCGGACAATCCGGAAGAGAACGACCGCCTCAACAAAAAGTGCGACACCACCACCTTCCTGGATATCATGAACCTTCCTCCCCAGGCACAGTCGCTGATCTGCCTTAAGTGTCATTCAGCCGCTTCCATTCCCGCCCTCGCTCATTGGAATGCCAGCGCCCATGCTCTCAACGACGTGAGCTGCTTCGATTGCCATAAGCTTCATCAAGGGCCGCAGCAGAAGGTGAGCCATCGGGAGATGGCAGAGATGTGCTACGGCTGCCATCCGGAAGTGAAGGCCGAAAACCAGCTCTTCTCTCACCATGCGCTCCTTGAGAAGAAGATTGCCTGCGTCGACTGCCACGAGGTGCACGGGTCCACTCAGGAGCATCTCCTGCGGGGGATAACTCCGAAGGATACCTGCACCAGGTGCCACATGGAAAAGCAGGGGCCGTTTGTATTCGAGCATGGCGACGTCACCGAAAACTGCGCCAACTGCCATACGCCGCATGGTTCCGTCAATAACAACCTGCTCAGCGCCTCGATGCCCTTTCTCTGCCTCCAGTGCCATGCGGGGCACATGATCAATTATCCCCAGAACTCGATTGGGGAGTACAGGACAGGAGCTACCGAGTTGAAGAAGCTCTTTACCAACCGCTGCACTGATTGCCATTCCCAGGTCCACGGCACCGACATACCGGCCCCGGCCCTCACCGGTCCCGGAACGCTTCGTCAGTAG
- a CDS encoding glutamine amidotransferase family protein encodes MNRKPTHNFQKDISNCGLTGFISTSGKSVEGSVIIKSISLMHDRGNGLGGGFAAYGIYPEYRELFAFHLMYENDMALQLTEEYLETQFKIEHEEDIPTRRVSAIANPPVFKRYFAQPLETAEYREAIDFQNMTDEDVIVRHVMRINNEIEGAFVVSSGKNMGAFKGVGYPEEIADFFRLEEYSGYIWTAHNRFPTNTPGWWGGAHPFTLLDWSIVHNGEISSYGINKRYLEMYGYLCTMLTDTEVVAYMLDLLIRKHGLTPELASLALASPFWELIDALPEDERQLLTALRQTYGSGLLNGPFAILFASNEGLIGLNDRVKLRPLICATKDDFVYMASEEAAIREICPQPDRVWAPRGGEPVIAKLQPGVV; translated from the coding sequence ATGAATCGTAAACCTACACATAACTTTCAAAAAGACATCTCCAACTGCGGTCTTACCGGCTTCATCTCCACCTCAGGAAAGTCTGTGGAAGGGAGCGTCATCATAAAATCTATCTCCCTCATGCACGACCGCGGTAACGGCCTTGGCGGCGGCTTTGCAGCCTACGGCATCTACCCCGAGTACAGGGAGCTCTTCGCCTTCCACCTCATGTACGAAAACGACATGGCGCTGCAGCTCACCGAGGAGTACCTGGAGACGCAGTTCAAGATCGAGCACGAAGAGGACATCCCCACGCGGAGGGTTTCTGCCATAGCCAACCCGCCGGTCTTCAAGCGCTACTTCGCGCAGCCGCTGGAAACGGCCGAGTACCGGGAAGCCATTGATTTCCAGAACATGACTGACGAGGACGTCATAGTCAGACACGTGATGCGGATCAACAACGAGATCGAAGGAGCCTTCGTCGTTTCCTCCGGGAAGAACATGGGTGCTTTCAAGGGGGTGGGATACCCGGAGGAAATCGCCGACTTCTTTCGCCTGGAGGAGTACAGCGGATACATCTGGACCGCCCACAACCGTTTCCCGACCAACACCCCCGGATGGTGGGGGGGCGCGCACCCCTTCACCCTCCTCGACTGGTCCATCGTCCATAACGGCGAGATCTCTTCCTACGGGATCAACAAGCGGTACCTCGAAATGTACGGCTACCTCTGCACGATGCTCACCGATACCGAGGTGGTCGCCTACATGCTCGACCTCCTCATCCGCAAGCACGGACTCACACCAGAGCTGGCAAGCCTCGCCCTCGCCTCCCCCTTCTGGGAGCTGATCGACGCTCTTCCCGAGGACGAGCGGCAGCTCTTGACGGCACTGCGCCAGACGTACGGGAGCGGGCTCCTCAACGGCCCCTTTGCGATCCTCTTCGCCAGCAACGAAGGGCTGATCGGACTGAACGACCGTGTCAAGCTCCGGCCCCTCATCTGCGCCACAAAGGACGACTTCGTCTATATGGCCTCTGAGGAGGCGGCAATCAGGGAAATCTGCCCGCAGCCGGACCGGGTCTGGGCGCCGCGGGGAGGCGAACCGGTAATAGCAAAACTTCAGCCGGGGGTGGTGTAA
- a CDS encoding glutamate synthase-related protein, protein MLYKTVNESFNEFLIDRSDAKCIRCKVCVRQCSYDVHEYVDQDDSLIEDNSSCIGCRRCSALCPTGAITIRANEETFKRNESWSNAHIRNLYAQADTGGILLAAMGNPAKYPIYWDHMLLDASQVTNPSIDPLREPMELRTYLGKKPHAVEVVRDEKTGKPRLATKLSPQIKLEYPFIFSAMSYGALNLNAHKAMAAAAEELGTIYNTGEGGLHKNLYRYGKNVIVQVASGRFGVSEQYLNAGVGIEIKVGQGAKPGIGGHLPGEKVNSEISETRMIPIGSDAISPAPHHDIYSIEDLRQLIFALKEATNYEKPVSVKIAAVHHVAAIASGVARAGADIITIDGFRGGTGAAPQVIRDNVGIPMELALAAVDSRLRDEGIRNQVSIVVGGGVRNSSDAIKAIALGADAINLGTSTLLALGCTLCQRCYTGKCPWGITTNNPYLAKRLNPEIGAEKLVNLIHAWGHEMKEILGGMGLNALESLRGNRYKLRAVGLSEKDMNILGVMPAGE, encoded by the coding sequence GTGCTCTACAAAACCGTCAACGAGTCGTTCAACGAATTCCTGATTGACCGCAGCGATGCCAAGTGCATCCGCTGCAAGGTGTGCGTCCGGCAATGCTCCTATGATGTGCACGAATACGTGGATCAGGACGACTCGCTCATCGAAGACAATTCGAGCTGCATCGGCTGCCGGCGCTGCTCGGCTCTCTGCCCGACCGGCGCAATTACTATCCGCGCCAACGAGGAAACCTTCAAGCGGAACGAGTCATGGTCCAACGCCCATATCCGCAACCTCTACGCCCAGGCAGACACCGGCGGGATTCTGCTCGCTGCAATGGGGAATCCGGCGAAGTACCCGATCTACTGGGACCACATGCTCCTCGACGCATCCCAGGTGACGAACCCTTCTATCGACCCGCTCCGCGAGCCTATGGAGCTGCGCACCTACCTCGGGAAAAAGCCGCACGCAGTGGAGGTAGTCCGGGATGAAAAGACCGGGAAGCCACGGCTCGCCACGAAGCTTTCCCCCCAGATCAAGCTCGAGTACCCGTTCATCTTTTCCGCCATGAGCTACGGCGCCCTCAACCTCAATGCACACAAAGCGATGGCAGCCGCTGCCGAAGAACTCGGCACGATTTACAACACCGGTGAAGGTGGGCTCCACAAAAACCTCTACAGGTATGGGAAGAACGTCATCGTTCAAGTAGCCTCAGGGCGCTTCGGCGTGAGCGAGCAGTACCTGAACGCCGGCGTCGGAATAGAGATCAAGGTCGGACAGGGGGCGAAACCGGGAATCGGCGGGCATCTCCCCGGCGAGAAGGTGAACAGCGAGATCTCAGAGACGAGGATGATCCCTATCGGGTCGGACGCCATTTCCCCCGCCCCTCACCACGATATCTACTCTATCGAGGACCTGCGCCAGCTCATCTTCGCCCTCAAGGAAGCGACGAACTACGAAAAGCCAGTTTCGGTGAAGATTGCCGCGGTCCACCACGTGGCCGCCATCGCCTCGGGCGTGGCAAGAGCCGGAGCCGACATCATCACCATCGATGGATTCCGAGGGGGGACAGGCGCGGCGCCACAGGTCATCCGAGATAACGTCGGGATCCCGATGGAGCTCGCCCTGGCCGCAGTCGATTCCCGCTTGCGGGACGAGGGGATCAGGAACCAGGTCTCCATCGTCGTCGGCGGCGGGGTGCGCAACTCCAGCGACGCCATCAAGGCCATTGCGCTGGGCGCAGACGCCATCAACCTCGGCACCTCCACCCTCCTCGCGCTCGGGTGCACCCTCTGCCAGCGCTGCTACACCGGCAAATGCCCATGGGGAATCACCACCAACAACCCGTACCTCGCAAAGCGCCTCAACCCGGAGATCGGCGCGGAGAAGCTTGTGAACCTGATCCACGCATGGGGACACGAGATGAAGGAGATCCTCGGCGGGATGGGGTTGAACGCCCTTGAGTCGCTGCGCGGCAACCGCTACAAGCTGCGGGCTGTGGGGCTGTCTGAGAAGGATATGAATATACTTGGTGTCATGCCGGCCGGAGAGTAA
- a CDS encoding CoA-binding protein, whose product MQAQIGKDLKQIFNMCKTIAVVGLSSDHFRPSHGVAQYLQRAGFRIIPVNPAEQEILGEKCYASLRDIPDQVDIVDIFRRSEAVPSIVEDAIAIGARVVWMQEGVVNEDAARRAEEAGLTVIMDRCILKEHRFLVTH is encoded by the coding sequence ATGCAAGCACAAATAGGGAAGGACCTGAAACAGATATTTAACATGTGCAAAACAATTGCCGTCGTGGGGCTCTCATCGGATCACTTCCGACCGAGCCACGGAGTCGCACAGTATCTACAGCGCGCCGGCTTTCGCATTATTCCTGTTAACCCGGCGGAGCAGGAGATTCTCGGAGAAAAATGCTACGCCAGCCTTCGTGATATCCCCGATCAGGTCGATATAGTCGATATCTTCCGACGTTCAGAGGCAGTCCCTTCCATAGTGGAAGACGCTATAGCAATAGGTGCAAGAGTAGTCTGGATGCAGGAAGGTGTAGTGAATGAAGATGCTGCAAGACGAGCAGAAGAGGCTGGTCTCACGGTGATTATGGACAGGTGCATCCTGAAGGAGCACCGGTTCCTGGTAACCCACTAA
- a CDS encoding DUF72 domain-containing protein has protein sequence MASIEIGCSGFNYKHWRGNFYPEKLPQRRWFEHYCTVFSTVELNVTFYRLPSPETFSKWRNDTPSGFAFAIKGSRFITHIKRLADAEEAVHRYFDAARNLGDKLKVVLWQLSPGFQLDLDRFASFLELIAPYPVRHTFEFRHPSWLIPSVTDICRRYGVNICAADNPPFLVDPPQTADFVYIRRHGHDMHYTGNYSAKELEVDAGRIRGYLEKGRDVYIYFNNDIGGYAPRNAVELRGMMEG, from the coding sequence ATGGCATCTATCGAAATCGGGTGCAGCGGCTTTAATTACAAGCACTGGCGGGGGAATTTCTACCCTGAAAAGCTCCCCCAGAGAAGGTGGTTCGAGCACTACTGCACCGTCTTCTCCACGGTGGAGCTGAATGTAACCTTCTACCGTCTCCCTTCCCCCGAAACGTTCTCGAAATGGAGAAATGATACCCCGTCAGGGTTTGCCTTCGCCATAAAGGGGAGCAGGTTCATCACTCACATCAAGCGTCTGGCCGACGCCGAGGAAGCGGTACACCGCTACTTCGATGCCGCCCGCAATCTCGGTGACAAGCTGAAGGTGGTACTCTGGCAGCTTTCCCCGGGCTTCCAGCTCGACCTCGACCGTTTCGCGTCGTTCCTCGAGCTCATCGCTCCCTATCCCGTGCGCCACACCTTTGAATTCCGCCACCCGAGCTGGCTTATTCCCAGCGTAACCGACATCTGCCGCCGCTACGGCGTGAACATCTGCGCCGCCGACAACCCACCCTTCCTTGTCGATCCACCCCAAACTGCAGATTTCGTCTACATCAGGCGACACGGTCACGACATGCACTACACCGGAAACTACTCCGCCAAGGAACTGGAGGTCGACGCAGGACGGATTCGGGGGTATCTGGAAAAGGGGAGGGACGTCTACATCTATTTCAATAACGATATTGGGGGGTATGCGCCGCGGAACGCGGTAGAGCTTAGGGGGATGATGGAGGGGTAG
- a CDS encoding response regulator, whose translation MGKILIVDDDKTYSTALSNNIKLYYPLLQVEVCNEPLKALKIIRKKGIDLLVIDLEMPMIDGMKIFQFASKIGIDKNRIIILSGRDADYLHEHFPLGTCLAVLNKFESKQQAVLDMIFSSLQKKAQVG comes from the coding sequence ATGGGAAAGATCCTGATCGTAGATGATGATAAAACTTATTCGACCGCATTGAGCAACAACATCAAATTGTATTATCCGCTTCTGCAGGTCGAAGTCTGCAACGAACCGCTCAAGGCGTTGAAGATCATACGTAAGAAGGGGATCGACCTTCTTGTGATAGATCTTGAAATGCCGATGATCGACGGGATGAAGATATTCCAGTTCGCTTCGAAAATCGGCATCGACAAGAACAGGATCATTATTCTTTCAGGCAGGGATGCGGATTACCTCCATGAGCATTTTCCCCTTGGAACCTGTCTCGCGGTTCTCAATAAATTCGAATCGAAGCAGCAGGCAGTACTGGACATGATCTTCAGTTCGCTCCAGAAAAAGGCTCAGGTAGGGTAA
- a CDS encoding NAD(P)/FAD-dependent oxidoreductase, which translates to MNYVIIGNSVAAVGAVRGIRTVDQEGTITVISREKHTAYGRPLISYLLGGLITEKRMAYLPENFYEKNRVNLLLGSEVVGVDTAKKTLKLAGGDKLPFDRLLIATGGDPFVPPIEGLAGKEKIFTFTTWDDAAKLKGVADDIERVVVIGGGLIGLKAAEGLHLLGKKITIVELADRILSAAFDRAAGRVVAKKMKANGIDVITEDTVVRIEGDGAKIAGVTLKSGDFLPCDTVIVAIGVRPASSFLKGSGVEVNRGVVVDDRMQTTAEGIYAAGDVAEARDFFSGDKNPMPIWPDAYIQGDVAGVAMAGGEKRYGGGLAMNSIELFKVPTISMGITNPGDPKRYEILTYQDLENYQYRKVILEGNRIVGAVLVRTVDRAGIFSGLIREKVDITPFRERLLAPDFGFAHLTKEIRTILFGPCGKAA; encoded by the coding sequence ATGAACTACGTCATCATCGGCAATTCCGTTGCAGCCGTCGGAGCTGTGAGAGGCATTCGCACCGTCGACCAGGAAGGGACAATCACCGTCATATCCCGCGAGAAGCATACCGCCTACGGCCGGCCGCTCATCTCCTACCTCCTCGGTGGGCTGATCACCGAGAAGCGGATGGCTTACCTCCCCGAGAACTTTTACGAGAAGAACCGGGTGAACCTCCTCCTAGGTTCCGAAGTGGTAGGCGTCGACACCGCCAAGAAGACATTGAAGCTGGCCGGCGGGGACAAGCTCCCCTTCGACAGGCTTCTCATCGCCACCGGCGGTGATCCGTTTGTCCCCCCCATCGAGGGTCTTGCCGGTAAAGAGAAAATCTTCACCTTCACCACCTGGGACGATGCTGCAAAGCTCAAAGGGGTTGCCGACGACATAGAACGGGTCGTGGTGATCGGCGGGGGCCTCATCGGCCTCAAGGCGGCTGAGGGTCTCCACCTCCTCGGGAAGAAGATCACCATCGTCGAACTCGCCGACCGGATCCTCTCTGCCGCCTTCGATCGGGCAGCGGGACGGGTGGTGGCCAAGAAAATGAAGGCCAACGGGATCGACGTAATTACCGAGGACACCGTGGTGCGCATCGAAGGCGACGGGGCAAAAATCGCCGGCGTCACACTCAAGTCCGGCGACTTCCTCCCCTGCGACACAGTCATTGTCGCCATCGGCGTCCGTCCAGCCTCCTCCTTCCTCAAGGGGAGCGGAGTGGAAGTGAACCGTGGTGTCGTCGTCGACGACCGGATGCAGACGACTGCCGAGGGTATCTATGCCGCGGGTGACGTGGCCGAAGCACGCGACTTTTTTTCCGGAGACAAGAACCCGATGCCGATCTGGCCCGACGCCTACATCCAGGGGGATGTGGCGGGGGTTGCCATGGCAGGCGGGGAAAAGCGCTACGGCGGCGGACTCGCCATGAACTCCATCGAGCTCTTCAAGGTCCCCACCATCTCGATGGGAATCACCAACCCGGGAGACCCGAAGCGCTACGAAATCCTCACCTACCAGGATCTGGAAAACTACCAGTACCGGAAGGTGATCCTCGAGGGGAACAGGATTGTCGGTGCAGTCCTGGTCCGGACCGTCGACAGAGCAGGAATCTTCTCCGGGCTGATCCGCGAAAAGGTCGACATCACCCCCTTCCGGGAAAGACTCCTCGCTCCCGACTTCGGGTTCGCGCACCTGACGAAGGAAATTCGCACCATCCTCTTCGGCCCCTGCGGCAAAGCCGCCTAA
- a CDS encoding ABC transporter substrate-binding protein produces the protein MSLRCIKYILLLMLLLSPAVSATAAGKFLAAVISSDQPRYREAHKALVKSLAARGFDRDNLDIVLQTPNPDPISWANSIRKLNALGADIIVTYGAPVTLAAVRESVDVPVVFVDVYGPVETGITRSLTVAGHNLTGVSSKVPMTTLISNFLGIKPIKNIAVVYNSREIGSMVQLKEIKRIAAQQGFLVTELNVSSVAALDGALNSVISQVNSIYVSECAVGCRGFEKIVQKANEHRIPVVSQMPDACEKGALISLEVSPAEQGQLAGEYAARIIGGKKPLQMPIISPKKVDLVINMRVAKSLDLHVPFQVLGQATRVLK, from the coding sequence ATGTCGCTACGCTGCATTAAATACATTTTGCTGCTTATGCTGCTGCTATCACCGGCAGTATCCGCCACTGCCGCAGGTAAATTCCTGGCTGCGGTGATCAGCAGCGATCAACCCCGCTACCGGGAGGCTCATAAGGCGCTCGTCAAAAGTCTGGCGGCCAGGGGGTTCGATCGGGATAATCTTGATATCGTTCTTCAGACGCCGAATCCGGATCCGATTTCCTGGGCGAACAGCATCAGGAAACTGAATGCTCTAGGTGCCGACATAATAGTGACGTACGGCGCTCCGGTCACACTGGCGGCTGTTCGCGAATCAGTGGATGTGCCGGTAGTGTTCGTGGATGTCTATGGCCCCGTGGAAACGGGAATCACGCGAAGTCTGACGGTCGCCGGCCATAATCTGACGGGGGTAAGCTCGAAGGTGCCCATGACGACACTCATCTCCAATTTCCTTGGGATAAAGCCAATCAAGAACATCGCGGTAGTATACAATTCCAGGGAGATCGGGTCCATGGTGCAGCTGAAGGAGATCAAGCGAATTGCGGCTCAGCAGGGTTTTCTTGTCACCGAGTTAAACGTTTCCTCCGTGGCAGCGCTTGATGGAGCATTGAATTCCGTTATCTCCCAGGTAAACTCCATCTATGTCTCCGAATGCGCCGTGGGGTGCCGTGGATTTGAGAAGATAGTACAGAAAGCCAATGAGCACCGTATACCTGTCGTGTCGCAAATGCCGGATGCCTGCGAAAAAGGAGCTCTTATTTCTTTGGAAGTAAGTCCGGCGGAGCAGGGCCAGCTAGCCGGGGAGTACGCGGCCAGGATAATAGGTGGGAAAAAGCCTCTTCAGATGCCGATTATCTCCCCCAAGAAGGTGGACCTCGTCATCAATATGCGTGTCGCGAAGTCACTCGATCTTCACGTTCCTTTTCAGGTGCTTGGCCAGGCGACGAGGGTGTTGAAGTAA
- a CDS encoding ABC transporter ATP-binding protein → MFPKLLNDHHKSNVGIFFDKLKHGLSGSIFHDEEPECAINLSNTRGVSIRIEKLNKYYGEKHVLKDVDLEIRPGETFSIIGPSGTGKSVLLKHVVKLENPDSGEIYIDELPIFSENRTTNVPDYRYSMVFQSSALFNSLTVGENVGLWLREKRICKEYRIREIIREKLALVGLEGTETLRTSELSGGMKKRVAIARSLAMNPDLILYDEPTAELDPVTTDELANTIIKLKETTKNTTVIVTHDLNFALYISDRLAMMHDGRVVEVGTPREIKGSSNPIVTGFIYTTTKGIAKE, encoded by the coding sequence GTGTTTCCTAAGCTCCTCAACGACCATCACAAATCCAATGTTGGCATTTTTTTCGACAAATTGAAGCATGGTTTGTCCGGGTCCATCTTTCATGATGAAGAACCTGAATGCGCCATCAATCTTTCCAATACCCGTGGGGTCTCCATAAGGATAGAGAAGCTGAACAAGTATTATGGGGAAAAGCATGTCCTGAAGGATGTCGATCTGGAGATCCGACCTGGAGAGACATTTTCAATCATTGGTCCATCCGGAACGGGGAAAAGCGTCCTTCTGAAGCATGTGGTGAAACTGGAGAATCCGGATTCAGGAGAGATATACATCGATGAGTTGCCGATTTTCAGCGAGAATCGCACAACGAACGTGCCTGACTACCGGTACAGTATGGTCTTTCAATCTTCTGCCCTTTTCAATTCTCTGACCGTCGGTGAAAACGTTGGGTTATGGCTTAGGGAAAAGCGGATATGCAAGGAATACAGAATCAGGGAGATCATACGCGAGAAATTGGCCCTGGTAGGGCTGGAGGGAACCGAAACACTGCGTACCTCAGAACTGTCGGGAGGAATGAAGAAAAGGGTGGCAATAGCCAGATCCCTTGCTATGAATCCCGACCTTATTCTTTATGACGAGCCGACAGCCGAACTCGATCCTGTAACCACCGACGAGTTGGCCAACACGATTATCAAATTGAAAGAAACTACCAAAAACACCACTGTAATCGTTACTCACGATCTCAATTTCGCGCTCTACATATCTGACCGGCTCGCCATGATGCATGACGGTAGGGTAGTCGAGGTCGGAACCCCTCGGGAGATCAAGGGGAGCAGTAATCCTATCGTTACCGGATTCATCTATACTACGACGAAGGGTATTGCGAAAGAATAG
- a CDS encoding 4Fe-4S dicluster domain-containing protein, translated as MKRIYTLEDACIGCHLCEVACITEHSTSKNPIKAFLHEPQRPISRCTVEELDGGVVSFSTTCRHCDEPECLRACISGAIQKNENGVVRIDAEQCVGCWSCVMACPYGAVQRNVNRKKANKCDLCPDRSTPACVEACPNRALVYKEGSQK; from the coding sequence ATGAAGCGAATCTACACACTTGAAGATGCCTGTATCGGGTGCCACCTCTGCGAGGTCGCCTGCATCACCGAACACTCTACCTCCAAGAACCCCATCAAGGCGTTCCTCCACGAGCCGCAGCGTCCTATCTCACGCTGCACCGTCGAGGAATTGGACGGGGGAGTGGTATCCTTCTCCACTACCTGCAGGCACTGCGACGAGCCGGAATGCCTGAGAGCCTGCATCTCCGGGGCGATCCAGAAGAACGAGAACGGCGTGGTCAGGATCGATGCCGAGCAGTGCGTGGGTTGCTGGTCCTGCGTTATGGCATGCCCCTACGGCGCGGTCCAGCGCAACGTGAACCGGAAGAAGGCCAACAAGTGCGACCTCTGCCCTGATCGCTCAACTCCGGCCTGCGTGGAGGCCTGCCCTAACCGGGCACTGGTGTACAAGGAGGGAAGCCAGAAATGA